The proteins below are encoded in one region of Leptotrichia sp. oral taxon 218:
- the gyrB gene encoding DNA topoisomerase (ATP-hydrolyzing) subunit B has translation MANNYGAESITVLEGLEAVRKRPGMYIGSTSSKGLHHLVWEIVDNSVDEALAGVCDKITVKILEGNVIEVTDNGRGIPVAMHKTGKSTLEVVMTVLHAGGKFDNDNYKVSGGLHGVGISVVNALSEWVEATVTRDGQIVRQRFERGVPVSAPEKIGDAPLDAHGTVIRFKADDEIFETTVYDYSVLESRLKELSYLNKGLKIKLIDERKKDDIREEEFHFEGGIKDFLNEITDNEKIVDDVIYMADSFETQPAKEVEAVDENGNVYIKKVGAKIVEVEIAMNYTTAQREIVYSFVNNINTHEGGTHVSGFRTALTRTINDIAKQMNLIKEKSGTFQGTDVREGLVCIISVKIPEPQFEGQTKTKLGNSEVTGIVSNIVGNNLKFYLEDHPKAAEKIIEKMAVSKKAREAAKKARELVLRKNNLEVGSLPGKLADCSSKDPAESEIFIVEGNSAGGSAKQGRDRRFQAILPLRGKILNVEKASVHRTLENAEIRDMITAFGAGFGDDMNLEKLRYHKIVIMTDADVDGAHIRTLMLTFFYRHLRELINEGYIYIAQPPLYKIQAGKSIRYAYSDEQLKKVTKVLENDGKKYTIQRYKGLGEMNPEQLWETTLDPEVRTLLKVTMEDASYADKMFNILMGDKVEPRRRFIEENASYVKNLDI, from the coding sequence ATGGCTAATAATTACGGAGCTGAAAGTATTACGGTATTGGAGGGGCTGGAAGCTGTAAGGAAAAGACCTGGAATGTATATAGGTTCAACATCATCAAAAGGGCTGCATCACTTGGTGTGGGAAATTGTTGATAATAGTGTTGATGAAGCACTTGCGGGAGTTTGTGATAAAATTACTGTGAAAATACTTGAGGGAAATGTTATTGAAGTAACGGATAACGGGCGTGGAATTCCAGTTGCAATGCATAAAACAGGAAAATCAACGCTTGAAGTAGTTATGACTGTGCTTCACGCTGGAGGAAAATTTGACAATGACAACTACAAAGTGTCAGGAGGACTGCATGGAGTGGGAATTTCAGTTGTCAATGCCTTATCTGAATGGGTGGAAGCGACTGTAACAAGAGATGGGCAAATTGTAAGACAAAGATTTGAAAGAGGAGTGCCGGTTTCAGCTCCAGAAAAAATTGGAGATGCACCTCTTGATGCGCATGGAACAGTCATCAGATTTAAAGCAGATGATGAAATTTTTGAGACGACAGTTTATGATTATTCTGTTCTTGAATCGAGATTAAAAGAGTTGTCATATTTAAATAAAGGGCTTAAGATAAAATTAATTGACGAGAGAAAAAAAGATGACATAAGAGAAGAGGAATTTCATTTTGAGGGCGGAATAAAAGATTTTTTGAACGAGATAACTGACAATGAAAAAATTGTAGATGATGTCATTTATATGGCGGATTCGTTTGAAACTCAACCTGCTAAAGAAGTGGAAGCTGTGGACGAAAATGGAAATGTTTACATAAAAAAAGTTGGGGCAAAAATAGTTGAAGTGGAAATTGCAATGAATTATACAACTGCTCAAAGAGAAATTGTCTATTCATTTGTAAATAATATAAATACTCATGAAGGTGGGACTCATGTCAGCGGATTTAGAACGGCGCTTACTAGAACGATTAACGATATAGCTAAACAGATGAATTTGATAAAGGAAAAAAGTGGCACATTTCAAGGGACAGATGTCAGAGAAGGGCTTGTCTGTATAATAAGCGTAAAAATTCCTGAACCGCAATTTGAAGGGCAGACAAAAACTAAACTTGGAAATAGTGAAGTTACTGGAATTGTTTCGAATATCGTTGGAAATAACTTGAAATTTTATTTGGAAGACCATCCGAAAGCAGCTGAAAAAATAATAGAAAAAATGGCTGTGTCAAAAAAAGCAAGAGAAGCGGCTAAAAAAGCAAGAGAACTTGTATTAAGAAAAAATAACTTAGAAGTGGGTTCACTTCCTGGAAAATTGGCTGACTGCTCTTCAAAAGATCCGGCTGAGTCAGAAATATTCATAGTCGAAGGAAATTCTGCGGGAGGCTCAGCAAAACAAGGAAGAGATAGAAGATTTCAGGCGATTTTACCGCTTCGTGGAAAAATATTGAATGTGGAAAAAGCTAGTGTTCACCGTACGCTTGAAAATGCGGAAATAAGGGATATGATAACTGCATTTGGTGCGGGATTTGGCGACGATATGAATCTTGAAAAATTGAGATACCACAAGATTGTAATAATGACGGATGCCGATGTTGATGGAGCTCATATAAGAACATTGATGCTGACATTCTTTTACAGACATCTAAGAGAGTTGATAAATGAAGGGTATATTTATATAGCGCAACCACCTTTATACAAAATACAGGCTGGAAAATCGATTAGATATGCTTATTCAGATGAACAGTTAAAAAAAGTTACAAAAGTGCTTGAAAATGATGGGAAAAAATATACGATTCAGCGATACAAAGGGTTGGGAGAAATGAATCCTGAGCAATTGTGGGAAACAACTCTTGATCCAGAAGTTAGAACACTTTTAAAAGTGACAATGGAAGATGCATCTTATGCTGATAAAATGTTTAATATCTTGATGGGCGATAAAGTTGAGCCAAGACGAAGATTTATTGAAGAAAATGCAAGTTATGTTAAAAACTTGGATATTTAA
- the mnmE gene encoding tRNA uridine-5-carboxymethylaminomethyl(34) synthesis GTPase MnmE, with protein MLWDDTIAAISTPKGEGGIAIVRISGDKSFEILEKIFKRQNPNSDLGFSKLNYGFIKDGEKMVDEVMVVRLKAPKTYTCEDIVEINCHGGVVVSQKILELVLKHGARHAEKGEFTKRAFMNGRIDLSQAEAVMDIIHGKTEKSVSLSLDQLRGDLRDKVNSFKKALLDITAHVNVVLDYPEEGIDDPLPKDLRDNLENVYEEANRLIESYDKGKKIKEGIKTVIVGKPNVGKSTLLNSLLREERAIVTHVAGTTRDVIEEVINIKGIPLVLVDTAGIRQTDDIVENIGVTKSKEFIEKADLVLLVLDASKELEKEDREVIEKIKENGKKAIVLLNKIDLEKKIDLKEFDLENVVEISAKDNIGIEDMEEKIYSYIISEKVEDSSEKLVITNIRHKTALEKTKEAIKNIFETIDAGLPMDLISVDLKEALDSLSEITGEISSEDILDHVFGNFCVGK; from the coding sequence ATGTTATGGGATGACACAATAGCAGCAATTTCAACACCAAAAGGTGAAGGAGGAATTGCAATAGTAAGAATATCCGGCGATAAATCATTTGAAATTTTGGAAAAAATATTTAAAAGACAAAACCCAAACAGTGATTTGGGTTTTTCTAAATTAAATTACGGATTTATCAAAGATGGAGAAAAAATGGTGGACGAAGTGATGGTAGTAAGATTAAAAGCGCCAAAAACTTACACCTGTGAAGATATTGTGGAAATAAATTGTCATGGAGGAGTAGTTGTTTCACAAAAAATATTGGAGCTAGTTTTGAAACATGGAGCAAGACATGCGGAAAAAGGGGAATTTACCAAAAGAGCTTTTATGAACGGGAGAATTGACTTATCTCAGGCTGAAGCGGTAATGGACATCATTCATGGAAAAACTGAAAAAAGCGTGTCTTTATCATTGGATCAGCTAAGAGGAGATTTGCGGGATAAAGTAAATAGTTTTAAAAAGGCACTTTTGGATATTACAGCACATGTGAATGTGGTGCTTGACTATCCCGAAGAAGGGATTGATGATCCGCTTCCAAAAGATTTGAGAGATAATCTTGAAAATGTGTATGAAGAAGCAAATAGACTTATTGAGTCGTATGACAAAGGGAAAAAAATAAAAGAGGGGATAAAGACGGTCATTGTTGGAAAACCGAATGTGGGGAAATCGACTTTGCTAAATTCACTTTTGAGGGAAGAGAGAGCGATTGTGACGCATGTGGCAGGGACGACAAGAGATGTAATTGAAGAAGTTATAAACATAAAAGGAATTCCTTTGGTGCTTGTGGATACAGCTGGAATTAGACAGACTGACGATATTGTGGAAAATATTGGGGTTACAAAATCAAAAGAGTTTATAGAAAAAGCGGATTTAGTTTTACTTGTGCTAGATGCTTCAAAAGAATTGGAAAAAGAAGACAGAGAAGTGATTGAAAAAATTAAAGAAAATGGTAAAAAGGCGATAGTTTTGTTAAATAAAATTGATTTGGAAAAAAAAATTGATTTAAAAGAATTTGATTTGGAAAATGTTGTGGAAATTTCGGCAAAGGATAATATTGGAATTGAAGATATGGAAGAAAAGATTTATTCTTATATTATTTCTGAAAAAGTTGAAGATTCTTCGGAAAAACTTGTAATTACAAATATAAGACATAAAACAGCGCTTGAAAAGACAAAAGAGGCAATAAAAAATATTTTTGAGACAATAGATGCTGGACTTCCTATGGATTTGATTTCGGTTGATTTGAAAGAAGCGCTTGATAGCCTTTCAGAAATTACTGGAGAAATTTCATCTGAAGATATTTTAGACCATGTATTTGGAAATTTTTGCGTGGGAAAATAA
- a CDS encoding R3H domain-containing nucleic acid-binding protein: protein MEKIILKSQNEEELKEMIERSLTLKEDETYRVKILKYPKKILFVNIKGEYEVEIIKKAEIKKSESEDFPKKEKKQIQENLGNNSREKKAVLKSNFTKKNASDATTDKIRGFFKEFIVNTKLDIKIVAIKKENNDKYLVLLDGKDMRYIIGEKGNTLNNFEYLLSAIKKFKNIKIVVDSNNYKEKREISLRELARKKGKIVLSTGNAVKLNPMSARERKIIHEEISFMNGLKTESIGEEPKRYLVIKKIDN from the coding sequence ATGGAGAAAATAATACTAAAGTCACAAAATGAAGAAGAACTTAAAGAGATGATAGAGCGTTCTCTAACTTTAAAGGAAGATGAAACTTATCGTGTAAAAATATTAAAGTATCCCAAAAAAATCCTTTTTGTCAACATAAAAGGGGAATATGAAGTTGAAATTATAAAAAAAGCGGAAATAAAAAAATCAGAATCTGAAGATTTTCCTAAAAAAGAAAAAAAACAAATACAAGAAAATTTGGGAAATAATTCGAGAGAGAAAAAAGCAGTTTTAAAATCAAATTTTACTAAAAAAAATGCATCAGATGCAACTACTGATAAAATTAGAGGATTTTTTAAAGAATTTATAGTTAATACAAAATTAGATATAAAAATTGTGGCTATAAAAAAAGAAAATAATGATAAATACTTAGTCTTATTGGATGGAAAAGATATGAGATACATTATTGGAGAAAAAGGAAATACGCTTAATAACTTTGAATATCTGCTAAGTGCGATAAAAAAATTTAAAAATATAAAAATTGTGGTAGATTCAAATAATTATAAGGAAAAGCGAGAAATTTCACTTAGAGAACTTGCTAGAAAAAAAGGAAAAATAGTACTTTCGACAGGAAATGCCGTAAAACTAAATCCAATGTCAGCAAGAGAGAGAAAAATAATTCACGAGGAAATTTCTTTTATGAATGGACTTAAAACAGAGAGCATAGGGGAAGAACCAAAAAGATATTTAGTTATAAAAAAAATTGATAATTAA
- a CDS encoding YidC/Oxa1 family membrane protein insertase, translating into MFKIPALVNFVVFVLNAIYKIVGNYGIAIIIVTVLMRIIVFPLTLKQEKSMKKMREIQPEMDKLKEKYKDNPQEFQKKTAELYREAGVNPLGGCLPLLIQLPIFVALYYAFMGEAIPNNAKFLWFTLKQPDKLFVIGTFAFNLLPILNVVITFIQQKMMATPGQDNQQMQTMMYMMPIMMLFIFYRMPSGVTLYYLVSGALALLQQYIILKGRSDDGENNTKVTK; encoded by the coding sequence ATGTTCAAAATACCAGCACTAGTAAACTTTGTTGTATTTGTGCTAAATGCTATTTATAAAATTGTGGGAAACTATGGAATAGCAATAATTATTGTGACAGTACTGATGAGAATAATTGTATTTCCATTGACTTTAAAACAAGAAAAATCAATGAAAAAAATGCGTGAAATACAACCTGAGATGGATAAATTGAAAGAAAAGTATAAAGATAATCCACAAGAATTTCAAAAGAAAACAGCAGAATTATATCGTGAAGCTGGAGTAAATCCACTAGGAGGATGTCTTCCGCTATTAATTCAATTACCAATATTTGTAGCACTATATTATGCATTTATGGGTGAAGCAATACCAAATAATGCAAAATTTTTATGGTTCACATTAAAACAACCTGATAAATTATTTGTGATAGGAACATTTGCATTTAACTTATTGCCAATACTAAATGTAGTTATTACATTTATTCAGCAAAAAATGATGGCAACACCTGGACAAGATAATCAACAGATGCAGACAATGATGTATATGATGCCAATTATGATGTTATTTATATTTTATAGAATGCCATCAGGAGTAACTTTATATTATTTAGTTTCAGGAGCACTAGCACTGTTACAACAATATATTATTTTAAAAGGGAGAAGTGATGATGGAGAAAATAATACTAAAGTCACAAAATGA
- the yidD gene encoding membrane protein insertion efficiency factor YidD, whose translation MTKKILLFLIKIYQKAISPMLGRRCRFYPTCSEYSRQAIIKYGATKGTYLSIKRILKCHPFHKGGYDPLK comes from the coding sequence ATGACAAAAAAAATTTTATTGTTTTTAATAAAAATTTATCAAAAAGCTATTTCTCCCATGCTTGGAAGAAGATGCAGATTTTACCCTACTTGTTCAGAATATTCAAGACAAGCAATTATAAAATACGGAGCAACAAAAGGAACTTACTTAAGCATAAAAAGAATATTAAAGTGTCATCCTTTTCACAAAGGTGGCTATGATCCTTTAAAATAG
- the rnpA gene encoding ribonuclease P protein component, producing the protein MSINKIKKTKDFSTIYNKSKKVHTKYAIIFIKKNLEKEQRFGFVASKKTGNSVYRNRIRRLFKEFVNLNKNKFSKETDYVFVGKSILKDNLKNIKYKDIEKDLSKVIK; encoded by the coding sequence ATGTCTATTAATAAAATAAAAAAAACAAAAGATTTTTCAACAATATATAACAAATCAAAAAAAGTGCATACAAAGTATGCTATTATTTTTATAAAAAAAAATTTAGAAAAAGAACAGAGATTCGGATTTGTAGCAAGTAAAAAAACAGGAAATTCTGTTTATAGAAATAGAATTAGAAGATTGTTTAAAGAATTTGTAAATTTAAATAAAAACAAATTTAGTAAAGAAACGGATTATGTTTTTGTAGGTAAATCAATTTTAAAAGATAATTTAAAAAATATAAAGTATAAAGACATAGAAAAAGACTTAAGTAAGGTGATAAAATGA
- the rpmH gene encoding 50S ribosomal protein L34, translating to MTKRTYQPNKRKRKKDHGFRKRMQNKSGRNVLKRRRAKGRSKLSA from the coding sequence ATGACAAAAAGAACATATCAACCAAATAAAAGAAAAAGAAAAAAAGATCATGGTTTTAGAAAAAGAATGCAAAATAAAAGTGGAAGAAATGTATTAAAAAGAAGAAGAGCAAAAGGAAGAAGTAAATTATCTGCATAA
- the dnaA gene encoding chromosomal replication initiator protein DnaA, whose product MQEAEKLWEKLKKLVKKSVEEVIFETFFQNVKAVEIVDNTLLLSCNSKVIKKNVENYRAEMEEILELVTDEKMEIKIEVKKQKKEIKQPEIKIFTTNEVEKPKIKNDKMKNTGLNPKHRLDNFVVGENSRLAYNACLAVVKNPKPVYNPLFIFGSSGLGKTHLMQAVGNEILEKNPGKRVYYSTSEEFANEFFKVLNSGRIQNFRDIFRNLDVLLLDDIQFFEKVFGRGEGTVEEEFFHTFNKLQELGKQIIMISDKSPKEIKNLSKRLESRFLSGLTVEIQRPGFETRMMILKNIAKNQDIEIGDDILEYISDAVVSNVRELEGILTNLNARAKLLNEPITIDQVQEMLSHNIKRERSKMTAQKVIEMISSHYGVSVEDIKSKKRQKKIVESRQIAMFILKHNVELDLSLTAIGGLFGGKDHSTVISSIRKVEELKEQNLVFKKEVENLYKKIFKV is encoded by the coding sequence GTGCAGGAAGCTGAAAAATTGTGGGAAAAGTTAAAAAAATTAGTGAAAAAAAGTGTGGAAGAAGTGATTTTTGAAACATTTTTTCAAAATGTCAAAGCTGTGGAAATTGTGGATAATACACTTCTTTTGTCCTGTAATTCAAAAGTTATCAAAAAAAATGTGGAAAACTATAGAGCTGAAATGGAAGAAATTTTAGAGCTTGTAACTGATGAAAAAATGGAAATAAAAATAGAGGTCAAAAAACAAAAAAAAGAAATAAAACAGCCAGAAATAAAGATTTTTACCACAAACGAAGTGGAAAAACCTAAAATTAAAAATGACAAAATGAAAAATACTGGTTTAAATCCAAAACATAGGTTAGATAACTTTGTAGTTGGCGAAAATAGCAGACTTGCATACAATGCATGCCTTGCTGTCGTAAAAAATCCCAAACCTGTCTATAATCCACTTTTTATTTTTGGAAGTTCTGGACTTGGAAAAACCCATCTTATGCAAGCTGTGGGAAATGAAATTCTTGAAAAGAATCCTGGAAAAAGAGTATATTATTCCACATCTGAAGAGTTTGCAAATGAATTTTTTAAAGTTTTGAACAGTGGAAGAATCCAGAATTTTAGGGATATATTTAGAAATTTGGATGTGCTTTTGTTAGATGATATTCAATTTTTCGAAAAAGTTTTTGGACGTGGAGAAGGCACAGTGGAAGAGGAATTTTTCCACACTTTTAACAAACTGCAGGAATTGGGAAAGCAGATTATTATGATAAGTGACAAGTCTCCAAAAGAAATAAAAAATTTGTCTAAAAGGTTAGAATCTAGGTTTTTATCGGGACTTACGGTAGAAATTCAGCGTCCTGGCTTTGAAACTAGAATGATGATTTTAAAAAATATTGCGAAAAATCAAGATATAGAAATTGGTGATGATATTTTGGAATATATTTCAGATGCAGTTGTTTCAAATGTGAGAGAACTTGAGGGAATTTTGACAAATTTGAATGCTAGAGCAAAGTTGTTAAATGAGCCTATTACAATAGATCAAGTTCAGGAGATGCTATCACATAATATAAAAAGGGAGCGTTCAAAAATGACAGCTCAAAAGGTAATAGAAATGATATCATCGCATTATGGCGTAAGTGTGGAGGATATAAAATCCAAAAAAAGACAAAAAAAGATAGTAGAATCTCGGCAAATTGCAATGTTTATATTAAAGCACAATGTTGAGTTAGATTTAAGTTTAACCGCTATTGGTGGACTTTTTGGCGGAAAGGATCACAGTACGGTAATAAGCAGCATTAGAAAAGTGGAAGAATTAAAGGAGCAAAATCTTGTGTTTAAAAAAGAAGTGGAAAATTTGTATAAAAAGATATTTAAAGTATAG
- a CDS encoding RNA-guided endonuclease TnpB family protein, giving the protein MYLTLKQQVKHLSKKEFRNLKYLSHIAKNLTNEAIYNIRQHYFQNKKYLSYNENYKMLKNSENYKKLNSNMAQQILKEVDGSFKSFFGLLKLAKNGQYDNKKIKLPKYLAKDGFTTLVIGFVRLKDDILIVPYSNSFKKTHQEVKIKLPPVLKGKKIKEIRIIPKQHSRYFEIQYTYEVEEVQRELNKENALGIDLGINNLCTCVTNSGASFIIDGRKLKSINQYYNKTNAKLQSIKDKQKTSRTTLRQKRIARKRNNRIEDYLSKAARIIINYCLNNDIGKLVLGCNEDFQRNSNIGSINNQNFVNIPYGKLRDKLIYLCKLYGIEFKLQEESYTSKASFFDGDEIPIYDKENQKEYIFSGKRIKRGLYQTSKGYQLNADCNGALNILRKSKVVDLSVLYNRGELNTPKRIRVV; this is encoded by the coding sequence ATGTATTTAACATTAAAACAACAAGTAAAACATCTTAGTAAAAAGGAGTTTAGAAATTTAAAATATTTATCTCATATAGCCAAGAATTTAACTAATGAAGCTATATATAATATTAGACAACACTATTTTCAAAATAAAAAGTATTTAAGTTATAATGAAAACTATAAAATGCTTAAAAATAGTGAGAACTATAAAAAATTAAATTCTAATATGGCTCAACAAATTCTAAAAGAAGTAGACGGAAGTTTCAAATCATTTTTTGGACTTTTAAAACTTGCTAAAAATGGTCAATATGATAATAAGAAAATAAAATTACCTAAATATCTTGCTAAAGATGGATTTACAACTCTTGTTATAGGTTTTGTTAGATTAAAAGATGATATTCTGATAGTTCCTTATTCAAATTCGTTTAAGAAAACTCATCAGGAAGTTAAAATTAAGCTGCCACCAGTATTAAAAGGCAAGAAGATAAAAGAGATTAGAATAATACCAAAACAACATTCTAGGTACTTTGAAATTCAATATACTTATGAGGTAGAAGAAGTTCAAAGGGAATTAAATAAAGAAAATGCACTAGGAATTGATTTAGGTATAAACAATCTTTGTACTTGTGTTACAAATTCTGGAGCTTCATTTATAATAGATGGTAGAAAATTAAAATCAATAAATCAATACTATAACAAGACAAATGCAAAGCTGCAAAGCATAAAAGATAAGCAAAAGACCTCCCGCACAACATTAAGGCAAAAGAGAATAGCTAGAAAGAGAAATAATCGTATAGAAGATTATCTTTCAAAAGCAGCAAGAATAATAATAAATTATTGTCTTAATAATGATATAGGAAAACTAGTTCTAGGATGTAACGAAGATTTTCAAAGAAATTCAAATATAGGAAGTATAAATAATCAAAACTTTGTAAATATACCATATGGGAAATTAAGAGATAAACTAATATATCTATGTAAACTATATGGAATAGAATTTAAACTGCAAGAAGAGAGTTATACATCGAAAGCAAGTTTCTTTGATGGAGATGAGATTCCAATATATGATAAAGAAAATCAAAAAGAATATATATTCAGTGGAAAAAGGATAAAAAGAGGACTATATCAAACAAGTAAAGGCTATCAATTAAATGCAGATTGTAATGGAGCATTAAATATTTTAAGAAAAAGTAAAGTTGTGGACTTAAGCGTCCTATACAATAGAGGTGAGCTGAACACACCTAAAAGAATAAGGGTAGTGTAA
- a CDS encoding RNA-binding S4 domain-containing protein, with the protein MLEPCDFSRGRFRKLDQLLKWENLVESGAMAKMVILNGDVKVNGEIETRRGKKIYPGDVVEFNGEKIVVEKEV; encoded by the coding sequence ATTTTAGAACCCTGCGACTTTAGTCGTGGGAGGTTCAGAAAATTAGATCAATTATTAAAGTGGGAAAATTTGGTTGAATCAGGAGCTATGGCAAAAATGGTTATTTTAAATGGCGATGTGAAAGTAAACGGAGAAATCGAAACTAGAAGGGGGAAAAAAATATATCCAGGTGATGTTGTAGAATTTAATGGAGAAAAAATTGTTGTGGAAAAAGAAGTTTAA
- a CDS encoding DNA replication/repair protein RecF — protein MYLSQINFNNFRCLEDDKLVFSKDFNLIYGKNGQGKTSLIEAIYFLATGKSFRTKKVKEMKKYNFHRAIVFGKFETKNGNKIIAIDVNEEKKDYYINKRKSKYIDYIGNLNVISFIPEDIEIIMGNPNIRRGFFNYEISQARKDYLKSIVSFEKILKVRNKLIKEKKTYEEIYKIYNKKFIEEGVNIIIHRREFIKKISDLLNFNYQKLFDKKAKLKLKYDCFLGIVEKKSRSELVEKFKEQCLKKMERENFLGYSLLGPQKDDFVFELNGKNAKSYSSQGEKKSIIFSLKISEIDILMAEKNEYPIFVMDDISSYFDEIRKNSILDYFKNKKIQCFITSTQDLKIFGKQFIVDGGKTEAGE, from the coding sequence ATGTATTTAAGTCAAATAAATTTTAATAATTTTCGTTGCCTAGAAGATGATAAATTGGTGTTTAGTAAGGATTTTAACTTGATTTATGGAAAAAATGGACAAGGCAAGACTTCACTTATTGAAGCCATTTATTTTCTTGCGACAGGAAAAAGTTTTAGGACAAAAAAAGTTAAAGAAATGAAAAAATATAATTTTCATAGAGCAATTGTCTTTGGAAAATTTGAGACAAAGAACGGAAATAAAATTATTGCAATTGATGTCAACGAGGAAAAAAAAGATTATTATATAAATAAAAGAAAAAGTAAATATATAGATTATATTGGAAATTTAAATGTAATTTCTTTTATTCCAGAAGATATTGAAATAATTATGGGAAATCCCAATATTAGAAGAGGTTTTTTTAATTATGAAATTTCCCAGGCAAGAAAAGATTATTTGAAATCAATCGTAAGTTTTGAAAAAATATTGAAAGTTAGAAATAAACTTATAAAAGAAAAAAAAACTTATGAAGAAATTTATAAGATTTACAACAAAAAATTTATTGAAGAAGGTGTGAATATTATTATTCACAGAAGGGAATTTATAAAGAAAATATCGGACTTGCTAAATTTTAATTATCAGAAACTTTTTGATAAAAAAGCGAAGTTAAAGTTAAAATATGATTGTTTTTTGGGAATTGTAGAAAAAAAAAGCAGATCCGAATTAGTGGAAAAATTTAAAGAGCAATGTTTAAAAAAAATGGAACGGGAAAATTTTTTGGGTTACAGTTTGCTAGGACCGCAAAAAGATGACTTTGTCTTTGAGTTAAATGGAAAAAATGCGAAATCTTATTCTTCTCAAGGAGAAAAAAAATCAATAATATTTTCACTAAAAATTTCTGAGATTGATATTTTGATGGCGGAAAAAAATGAATATCCAATTTTTGTCATGGATGATATTTCTTCGTATTTTGATGAAATTAGAAAAAATAGCATTTTGGATTATTTTAAAAATAAAAAAATTCAGTGTTTTATAACTTCGACACAAGATTTAAAAATTTTTGGGAAACAATTTATTGTTGACGGTGGAAAAACTGAAGCGGGGGAATAA
- a CDS encoding DUF721 domain-containing protein, which translates to MEDKVNKLGNLAKYIYDKKKISFFNNEKYILEKIKKNWEIFVGGPIFERSEPKSLFEKKLIVNLTDSTVYHTFLMHKNVIKDRINKFLGNNVVEDLEIHKINYKIKREILDELIENEENFGTIKVGQMLREHEVTKRRWGNNKKKNFYKKFSKKGKIDINKVILPKKTVDEIHKTMVENTNCDKELLEKLENILIKMEKRRICLKELGYVECKRCEGLFKPVRDEKICYECEMTIKNRIFESMMRLIQEKPFVGERQALKIIKTDKKTYYKAREILSQQIYNELLYFCIEKNKEIGTNEEYSFEIRSEAKKEMEDMIKNYINCKIGSDNKEVFKIERKKVLWKLKKEVEFRMKYRYR; encoded by the coding sequence ATGGAAGATAAAGTCAATAAATTAGGTAATTTAGCTAAATATATATATGATAAGAAAAAAATTTCTTTTTTTAATAATGAAAAATATATTTTGGAAAAAATAAAAAAAAATTGGGAAATATTTGTCGGTGGTCCAATTTTTGAGAGATCTGAGCCAAAAAGTCTGTTTGAAAAAAAATTGATTGTAAATTTGACTGATTCGACGGTTTATCATACATTTCTTATGCATAAAAATGTAATAAAAGATAGAATTAATAAATTTTTGGGTAATAATGTCGTGGAAGATTTAGAAATTCATAAAATAAATTATAAAATAAAAAGAGAAATTTTAGATGAGTTAATTGAAAATGAAGAAAATTTTGGAACTATAAAAGTTGGACAGATGTTGAGAGAACACGAAGTTACTAAAAGAAGATGGGGAAATAATAAAAAAAAGAACTTTTATAAAAAATTTTCTAAAAAAGGAAAAATTGATATAAACAAAGTTATTCTGCCAAAAAAAACAGTTGATGAAATCCATAAAACTATGGTTGAGAATACAAATTGTGACAAAGAGCTTTTAGAAAAATTGGAAAATATTTTGATAAAGATGGAAAAGCGGAGAATTTGTCTAAAAGAACTTGGATATGTTGAATGTAAGAGATGTGAAGGTTTGTTTAAACCTGTGAGAGATGAAAAAATTTGTTATGAATGCGAAATGACAATAAAAAATAGAATTTTTGAGAGTATGATGCGACTTATTCAAGAAAAGCCGTTTGTTGGGGAAAGACAGGCACTAAAGATTATAAAGACGGACAAAAAAACATATTATAAGGCTCGTGAAATTTTATCACAGCAAATTTATAATGAACTTTTGTACTTCTGTATTGAAAAAAATAAAGAGATTGGCACTAATGAAGAGTATAGTTTTGAAATTCGCAGTGAAGCCAAAAAAGAGATGGAAGATATGATAAAAAATTATATCAATTGCAAAATTGGGAGTGACAACAAAGAAGTCTTTAAAATTGAGCGAAAAAAAGTTTTGTGGAAACTTAAAAAAGAAGTGGAATTTAGAATGAAGTACAGATATAGATGA